A single genomic interval of Zingiber officinale cultivar Zhangliang chromosome 4A, Zo_v1.1, whole genome shotgun sequence harbors:
- the LOC121973306 gene encoding ISWI chromatin-remodeling complex ATPase CHR11-like, which yields MTRLLDILEDYLLYRGYQYCRIDGNTGGEERDASIETINQPGSQKFIFLLSTRAGGLGINLATADVVILYDSDWNPQVDLQAQDRAHRIGQKKEVQVFRFCTEFAIEEKVIERAYKKLALDALVIQQGRLAEHKTVNKDELLQMVRFGAEMVFSSKDSTITDEDIDRIIAKGEEATAELDVKMKKFTEDAIKFKMDDSMLIPF from the exons atGACTAGACTTCTGGACATACTGGAAGATTACTTGCTATATCGTGGTTACCAATATTGCCGAATTGATGGGAATACTGGGGGAGAAGAACGGGATGCTTCCATTGAAACAATTAATCAACCTGGAAGCCAAAAGTTCATTTTCTTACTTTCTACAAGAGCTGGTGGATTGGGAATTAATCTTGCTACAGCAGATGTTGTCATTCTCTATGATAGTGACTG GAATCCACAAGTTGATTTGCAAGCACAGGATCGTGCTCATAGAATTGGGCAAAAGAAAGAAGTTCAAGTGTTCCGTTTCTGTACTGAG TTTGCAATTGAGGAGAAAGTGATAGAGAGAGCATACAAGAAGCTTGCACTTGATGCCTTGGTTATTCAACAAGGACGATTAGCAGAACATAAAA CTGTTAATAAAGATGAACTTctacaaatggttagatttggtGCTGAAATGGTTTTTAGCTCCAAGGACAGTACAATAACTGATGAGGATATCGATCGTATCATAGCTAAAGGAGAAGAAGCGACTGCTGAACTTGACGTGAAAATGAAAAAGTTTACAGAGGATGCAATAAAGTTTAAGATGGATGACAGTATGCTGATTCCTTTCTGA